TCGACCCGCTGGTGAATCAGGTATGCAGAGTGAATATAAATAGTCAGTGTCAGCGTGGTCCCGATGTTTTTCCTTTCAATGGAAGAAAGGATTCAGCGGAAGGTACATTGAGTGTCAGTGATGCTTTGCGTGTTTTCAGTATCCGGACATTGGTAGCTGCAAAAGAAAATGAATTGAATAAGAATATCATTTCAGAAATTTTAGATGAAAGAAAATCTGCTTTTCTGAGTACTGATTTTATTCTGTAATATTTTGTAATCTCAAAAAATTATGATTCTTGTTGCCGATAGTGGTTCAACGAAAGCCGATTGGGTAATAGTAGATAAAACAGCATCTATGCAGAAATTCAGTTCTGCAGGATTCAATCCTTATTTTCATGATCATGCATACATCCTGAAAGAACTTCATGCGAATTCAGGATTGCAAACCATAGCTTCTCAGATCAAAGAAGTTTATTTTTTCGGAGCAGGATGTTCATCAGCAGAAAGAAATTTCGTCATTGAAAAAGCCCTGATGGACTTTTTTGAAAATGCAAAAGTCTTCGTAGATTCAGATATGATTGCAGCTGTAAGAGCAACATGCGGAAGTGATGCCGGAATTGTTGGTATTCTGGGAACCGGAAGTAATTCATGTTACTTCGATGGTGAAATGATACTTCCGAATAATTTTGGTCTGGGATTTATCATGGCAGATGAAGGTGGTGGAAGTTATTTCGGAAGAAAACTTATTGCTGATTATCTGTATGGATTGTTACCTGAACATTTAAATAAAAAGTTCGCAGACAAATATGAAATGAGTAAAGCCATCATGCTTGAAAACGTTTATAATAAACCGCGTCCTAATGTATGGCTTGCATCGTTTGCGAATTTTCTGACTGATAACAGGGAGGATGAATTTGTAAAAGCATTCATTAAGCAAGGAATAGAGGAATTTTTCCGGTTATATATTTGCAGTTATAAGGATTTCAAAAATACGCCGGTTCATTTTGTCGGAACGATTGCATATTATTTTGATGAGGTCATCCGTGCTGTAGGTAAAGAGAAAGAAGTAAATGTGAAAAAAATTATCAGGCACCCGATTAATCATCTTGCAGAGTATTATCTGGAAAAGATGGAGTGAAGAAGAGGTTGCAGGTTTCAGGTTTGCAGGTTTCAGGTTAGCTCCGTAGCTGACTATGAAGGTAACTTGAAACCTGCAAACCTGAAACCTGCAACCATTTAAAAATTTCCCTCCTAACTTATTATTTGCCATATTTGCAGAATACAATTCAACCTGATTATGAGAAAAGGAGTTATTATCGTCGGATTACTACTGACAGCATTTATTAGCAATGGTCAAAGTTTTGAAAGGAGTTCAAGGCCAACAGCAGATTCACTTCCTGTAAATGACCGTGATCATAAAAACCGGATAGTGTACGATGTT
This is a stretch of genomic DNA from Bacteroidota bacterium. It encodes these proteins:
- a CDS encoding N-acetylglucosamine kinase, translated to MILVADSGSTKADWVIVDKTASMQKFSSAGFNPYFHDHAYILKELHANSGLQTIASQIKEVYFFGAGCSSAERNFVIEKALMDFFENAKVFVDSDMIAAVRATCGSDAGIVGILGTGSNSCYFDGEMILPNNFGLGFIMADEGGGSYFGRKLIADYLYGLLPEHLNKKFADKYEMSKAIMLENVYNKPRPNVWLASFANFLTDNREDEFVKAFIKQGIEEFFRLYICSYKDFKNTPVHFVGTIAYYFDEVIRAVGKEKEVNVKKIIRHPINHLAEYYLEKME